Proteins found in one Campylobacter lari genomic segment:
- a CDS encoding replication-associated recombination protein A: MTNLSLTFRPKTLDEVLGQENLVEIFKKFIQVSKLPHSVFFGPAGCGKTSFARAIAYEYKLDFYEFDGGNFKLEELRKILSNYENSLYKPLIFIDEVHRLSKTQQEMLLIPLENQKCLFIGASTENPYFTLTSGIRSRSMLFEFKGLEYKDLEKLATKVQEKLQCKIDDDAKDFLITSSANDARSFLNLCEFALALDSTHITLETLKKLRANVLSDGTSSKDTHYRLASSMIKSLRGSDVDASLYYLARLIDGGESADFIARRLVIFASEDISNANPQALNLATSTLIAVKNIGYPEARIILAQCVVFLASSPKSNSSYLAINEALNYVQNNPALKILPYLDNNNPQRKNYLYPHDFGGWVKQRYLEKDLKFYHSKGIGFEAQLDLWLNDMKKVKK, translated from the coding sequence ATGACAAATTTAAGCTTAACTTTTCGTCCTAAAACTTTAGATGAGGTTTTAGGACAAGAAAATTTAGTAGAAATTTTTAAAAAATTCATACAAGTTTCAAAACTCCCCCATAGTGTATTTTTTGGGCCAGCAGGTTGTGGAAAGACTTCTTTTGCAAGGGCTATAGCGTATGAGTATAAACTAGACTTTTATGAGTTTGATGGAGGAAATTTTAAACTTGAAGAGCTTAGAAAAATACTAAGTAATTATGAAAATTCTTTATACAAACCTTTGATCTTTATCGATGAGGTACATAGGCTTTCAAAAACCCAACAAGAAATGCTTTTAATTCCTTTGGAAAATCAAAAATGCCTTTTCATAGGTGCAAGCACTGAAAACCCTTATTTTACTTTAACTTCAGGCATAAGAAGCAGAAGTATGCTTTTTGAATTTAAAGGTTTAGAATATAAAGACTTAGAAAAACTTGCCACAAAAGTGCAAGAAAAACTCCAATGCAAAATCGATGATGATGCTAAAGACTTTTTAATCACTTCTAGTGCAAATGATGCAAGAAGTTTTTTAAATTTATGTGAGTTTGCTTTGGCTTTAGATAGCACTCATATCACGCTTGAAACTTTGAAAAAATTAAGAGCAAATGTTTTAAGCGATGGCACTTCAAGTAAAGATACACACTATAGACTAGCTAGTTCTATGATAAAAAGCTTAAGAGGGAGTGATGTAGATGCGAGTTTGTATTATCTTGCGAGGTTGATTGATGGGGGAGAAAGTGCGGATTTCATCGCTAGAAGATTAGTGATATTTGCAAGTGAAGATATCTCAAATGCAAACCCACAAGCACTTAATCTAGCCACAAGCACACTCATAGCAGTAAAAAACATAGGCTATCCTGAAGCTAGGATCATCTTAGCTCAATGTGTGGTATTTTTAGCAAGTTCGCCCAAGTCAAACTCAAGCTATCTTGCTATAAATGAAGCGCTAAATTATGTGCAAAACAACCCCGCATTAAAAATACTCCCTTATCTTGATAATAACAACCCTCAAAGAAAAAACTACCTTTATCCGCACGATTTTGGTGGCTGGGTTAAGCAAAGATACTTAGAAAAAGATTTGAAATTTTATCATAGCAAAGGTATAGGTTTTGAAGCGCAGCTAGACTTATGGCTAAATGATATGAAAAAAGTTAAAAAGTGA